The Toxorhynchites rutilus septentrionalis strain SRP chromosome 3, ASM2978413v1, whole genome shotgun sequence genome includes a region encoding these proteins:
- the LOC129778411 gene encoding uncharacterized protein LOC129778411 isoform X1, producing the protein MDTKENLTEWMELLNDMLRFLNAATSAEICFKEAISENQHPHCDGLDCGKTCDCCLLNEPNSLGTDYMNIVSKLDESRYTLIHKCKTFLRKLKERLSHEDAEEEENSYLEMSGVGHKNDINLTQPTDKIDSCEMFEGNIAIDGPPVIIADGKCEEELNMEENCYDFTTDRCLYDDCTNMKLNNVANVYPVEDDNSKCPYSGLPAAHLRIKQSPKYGTLFKQEKRLFFDQSKKFFVGLLDKWLLLYNNCNDLKPTQCILIKDVRLDFSLNDQINEKNQFYIVVSGDDRICFLSPSFKELNEWMVSIQQNLLAKSDNVSYSTSRKLPLPPMPDYLCTDVGGNSGGNYHEDDIYEEPQLLSKHSEIIKDLHNYDTPKTTADICHNLSQHHMKASPIKIINDAPISPTRVNKCEPICHSAGPTVASVPSPATPVKSWLFNRFNKSPDGNDQKQTRKPSKKLSFQQNPPPVSVPTTTTTAVITGATSLKPTIGVPDENSKVSPTTKVTCATVPSAANKGTKINMIISQLEANGQLSLLSKSLNDPNKRKSVCVED; encoded by the exons ATGGATACAAAGGAAAATCTCACCGAATGGATGGAGCTGTTGAACG ACATGCTCCGATTCCTGAATGCAGCCACATCCGCAGAAATATGCTTCAAGGAGGCAATAAGCGAGAATCAACATCCACATTGTGATGGCTTGGACTGTGGGAAAACATGTGACTGCTGTCTCTTAAACGAACCCAACTCTTTGGGGACCGACTACATGAATATTGTCAGTAAACTAGATGAATCTCGCTATACGTTGATACACAAATGTAAAACCTTTCTGAGAAAACTGAAAGAACGTTTGTCGCACGAGGATGCCGAAGAGGAGGAAAACTCATATCTGGAGATGAGCGGTGTGGGACATAAAAATGATATTAATTTAACCCAACCGACAGATAAGATTGACTCTTGCGAAATGTTCGAAGGCAACATCGCCATAGATGGTCCCCCCGTCATCATCGCTGACGGCAAATGCGAGGAGGAGCTGAATATGGAGGAGAATTGTTATGACTTTACAACCGATAGATGTCTATACGATGATTGCACCAACATGAAATTGAATAACGTTGCGAACGTATATCCAGTGGAAGATGACAATAGCAAATGTCCTTACAGTGGATTACCAGCTGCACACTTGCGTATCAAGCAATCCCCGAAATATGGGACACTGTTCAAGCAAGAGAAACGTTTGTTCTTCGATCAGTCGAAAAAGTTCTTTGTTGGTTTGCTCGATAAATGGCTTTTGCTGTACAACAACTGCAACGACCTGAAACCAACGCAATGCATTCTGATAAAGGACGTTAGGTTGGATTTCAGCTTGAATGATCAAATTAACGAAAAGAACCAGTTCTACATTGTCGTTTCTGGCGACGACAGGATTTGCTTTCTCTCACCCAGCTTTAAAGAGCTCAATGAATGGATggtttccattcaacagaatttgCTCGCGAAAAGCGACAACGTGTCGTACAGTACTTCGCGAAAGTTACCGCTTCCACCGATGCCAGACTATTTGTGCACCGACGTGGGTGGAAATTCAGGCGGAAACTATCACGAGGATGATATTTATGAGGAACCACAACTTCTTAGCAAACATAGCGAAATTATTAAGGACCTACACAATTATGATACACCGAAAACTACCGCTGATATTTGCCACAACTTAAGTCAACATCATATGAAagctagtccaattaaaataattaatgatGCTCCGATTTCCCCGACCAGAGTAAACAAGTGTGAACCAATTTGCCATTCGGCAGGACCAACTGTTGCTAGCGTTCCCTCCCCGGCGACGCCAGTTAAAAGTTGGCTCTTTAATCGTTTCAATAAATCACCCGATGGCAACGACCAGAAGCAAACAAGAAAGCCTTCAAAGAAACTTTCCTTCCAGCAAAATCCCCCTCCGGTGTCGGTGCCGACGACGACTACAACGGCAGTGATCACGGGTGCCACTAGTTTGAAGCCAACTATCGGAGTTCCAGATGAGAATTCAAAAGTGTCCCCGACGACCAAAGTTACATGTGCGACGGTCCCTTCGGCAGCTAACAAgggaacaaaaataaatatgatAATTAGCCAGCTAGAAGCGAATGGTCAATTGAGTTTGCTGTCGAAAAGTTTAAATGATCCCAACAAAAGGAAATCTGTGTGTGTGGAAGATTAA
- the LOC129778411 gene encoding uncharacterized protein LOC129778411 isoform X2 yields MLRFLNAATSAEICFKEAISENQHPHCDGLDCGKTCDCCLLNEPNSLGTDYMNIVSKLDESRYTLIHKCKTFLRKLKERLSHEDAEEEENSYLEMSGVGHKNDINLTQPTDKIDSCEMFEGNIAIDGPPVIIADGKCEEELNMEENCYDFTTDRCLYDDCTNMKLNNVANVYPVEDDNSKCPYSGLPAAHLRIKQSPKYGTLFKQEKRLFFDQSKKFFVGLLDKWLLLYNNCNDLKPTQCILIKDVRLDFSLNDQINEKNQFYIVVSGDDRICFLSPSFKELNEWMVSIQQNLLAKSDNVSYSTSRKLPLPPMPDYLCTDVGGNSGGNYHEDDIYEEPQLLSKHSEIIKDLHNYDTPKTTADICHNLSQHHMKASPIKIINDAPISPTRVNKCEPICHSAGPTVASVPSPATPVKSWLFNRFNKSPDGNDQKQTRKPSKKLSFQQNPPPVSVPTTTTTAVITGATSLKPTIGVPDENSKVSPTTKVTCATVPSAANKGTKINMIISQLEANGQLSLLSKSLNDPNKRKSVCVED; encoded by the coding sequence ATGCTCCGATTCCTGAATGCAGCCACATCCGCAGAAATATGCTTCAAGGAGGCAATAAGCGAGAATCAACATCCACATTGTGATGGCTTGGACTGTGGGAAAACATGTGACTGCTGTCTCTTAAACGAACCCAACTCTTTGGGGACCGACTACATGAATATTGTCAGTAAACTAGATGAATCTCGCTATACGTTGATACACAAATGTAAAACCTTTCTGAGAAAACTGAAAGAACGTTTGTCGCACGAGGATGCCGAAGAGGAGGAAAACTCATATCTGGAGATGAGCGGTGTGGGACATAAAAATGATATTAATTTAACCCAACCGACAGATAAGATTGACTCTTGCGAAATGTTCGAAGGCAACATCGCCATAGATGGTCCCCCCGTCATCATCGCTGACGGCAAATGCGAGGAGGAGCTGAATATGGAGGAGAATTGTTATGACTTTACAACCGATAGATGTCTATACGATGATTGCACCAACATGAAATTGAATAACGTTGCGAACGTATATCCAGTGGAAGATGACAATAGCAAATGTCCTTACAGTGGATTACCAGCTGCACACTTGCGTATCAAGCAATCCCCGAAATATGGGACACTGTTCAAGCAAGAGAAACGTTTGTTCTTCGATCAGTCGAAAAAGTTCTTTGTTGGTTTGCTCGATAAATGGCTTTTGCTGTACAACAACTGCAACGACCTGAAACCAACGCAATGCATTCTGATAAAGGACGTTAGGTTGGATTTCAGCTTGAATGATCAAATTAACGAAAAGAACCAGTTCTACATTGTCGTTTCTGGCGACGACAGGATTTGCTTTCTCTCACCCAGCTTTAAAGAGCTCAATGAATGGATggtttccattcaacagaatttgCTCGCGAAAAGCGACAACGTGTCGTACAGTACTTCGCGAAAGTTACCGCTTCCACCGATGCCAGACTATTTGTGCACCGACGTGGGTGGAAATTCAGGCGGAAACTATCACGAGGATGATATTTATGAGGAACCACAACTTCTTAGCAAACATAGCGAAATTATTAAGGACCTACACAATTATGATACACCGAAAACTACCGCTGATATTTGCCACAACTTAAGTCAACATCATATGAAagctagtccaattaaaataattaatgatGCTCCGATTTCCCCGACCAGAGTAAACAAGTGTGAACCAATTTGCCATTCGGCAGGACCAACTGTTGCTAGCGTTCCCTCCCCGGCGACGCCAGTTAAAAGTTGGCTCTTTAATCGTTTCAATAAATCACCCGATGGCAACGACCAGAAGCAAACAAGAAAGCCTTCAAAGAAACTTTCCTTCCAGCAAAATCCCCCTCCGGTGTCGGTGCCGACGACGACTACAACGGCAGTGATCACGGGTGCCACTAGTTTGAAGCCAACTATCGGAGTTCCAGATGAGAATTCAAAAGTGTCCCCGACGACCAAAGTTACATGTGCGACGGTCCCTTCGGCAGCTAACAAgggaacaaaaataaatatgatAATTAGCCAGCTAGAAGCGAATGGTCAATTGAGTTTGCTGTCGAAAAGTTTAAATGATCCCAACAAAAGGAAATCTGTGTGTGTGGAAGATTAA